The nucleotide window AAGTTACTACATAGTGGCGCAAGATGTGTGAAACcgtacacccgtgttataacaaatgtcgttttccggtcacgcgaaGTAAAAGTAATTACATTGAAGTCGTTGTGTCTCAGTTGAAATGAAACTGTCAACTTGTGATTATACTTGTTGCACTTTGCATGTAGATTGCTTGGTGTATAATGCGTGTTGTTATATTATCTAAGTATATTCAACTAACACATGGTTGATGTTTAATGCAGGAGATTGTTCGTGGAAGTCAAAGTTTTCATCAAGAAACTAAAGTTAACCAGATGTTTCAACAATCTTCTGCAAGTGTTCAACAATCACAGTCATTAAGGTGATCCTTATgttaaacacctcgtgctcaatgttgagttatacacctcgtgctcactgtcgagttataacatgggtgttttcttatacattAGACAGACATGGTGTAGTCCTATACATTATGCtaactgtcgagttatacacctcatgttaactgtcgagttataacccACCCACTTTACAGAAGCACGCGTCAAACCAAGTCGAACCAAGCGTCCGTAACAACTTCCCCCGAAAGGAGTTATTCCCATCGTTACAACTACCATCACCACCACGGGGAGTTTGATAGAGAGGATTCAGACTCAAGAATATCAACAGGTAATTGCTTGTTTAACTTAGTGGTACCTgtgtatttttcttttaattattttacgtCAATTTTACAATTGacttcaaaaacttttaaaaaattttttttttaattaaaaatttaacttttttccaagtttttttttcttttNNNNNNNNNNNNNNNNNNNNNNNNNNNNNNNNNNNNNNNNNNNNNNNNNNNNNNNNNNNNNNNNNNNNNNNNNNNNNNNNNNNNNNNNNNNNNNNNNNNNNNNNNNNNNNNNNNNNNNNNNNNNNNNNNNNNNNNNNNNNNNNNNNNNNNNNNNNNNNNNNNNNNNNNNNNNNNNNNNNNNNNNNNNNNNNNNNNNNNNNNNNNNNNNNNNNNNNNNNNNNNNNNNNNNNNNNNNNNNNNNNNNNNNNNNNNNNNNNNNNNNNNNNNNNNNNNNNNNNNNNNNNNNNNNNNNNNNNNNNNNNNNNNNNNNNNNNNNNNNNNNNNNNNNNNNNNNNNNNNNNNNNNNNNNNNNNNNNNNNNNNNNNNNNNNNNNNNNNNNNNNNNNNNNNNNNNNNNNNNNNNNNNNNNNNNNNNNNNNNNNNNNNNNNNNNNNNNNNNNNNNNNNNNNNNNNNNNNNNNNNNNNNNNNNNNNNNNNNNNNNNNNNNNNNNNNNNNNNNNNNNNNNNNNNNNNNNNNNNNNNNNNNNNNNNNNNNNNNNNNNNNNNNNNNNNNNNNNNNNNNNNNNNNNNNNNNNNNNNNNNNNNNNNNNNNNNNNNNNNNNNNNNNNNNNNNNNNNNNNNNNNNNNNNNNNNNNNNNNNNNNNNNNNNNNNNNNNNNNNNNNNNNNNNNNNNNNNNNNNNNNNNNNNNNNNNNNNNNNNNNNNNNNNNNNNNNNNNNNNNNNNNNNNNNNNNNNNNNNNNNNNNNNNNNNNNNNNNNNNNNNNNNNNNNNNNNNNNNNNNNNNNNNNNNNNNNNNNNNNNNNNNNNNNNNNNNNNNNNNNNNNNNNNNNNNNNNNNNNNNNNNNNNNNNNNNNNNNNNNNNNNNNNNNNNNNNNNNNNNNNNNNNNNNNNNNNNNNNNNNNNNNNNNNNNNNNNNNNNNNNNNNNNNNNNNNNNNNNNNNNNNNNNNNNNNNNNNNNNNNNNNNNNNNNNNNNNNNNNNNNNNNNNNNNNNNNNNNNNNNNNNNNNNNNNNNNNNNNNNNNNNNNNNNNNNNNNNNNNNNNNNNNNNNNNNNNNNNNNNNNNNNNNNNNNNNNNNNNNNNNNNNNNNNNNNNNNNNNNNNNNNNNNNNNNNNNNNNNNNNNNNNNNNNNNNNNNNNNNNNNNNNNNNNNNNNNNNNNNNNNNNNNNNNNNNNNNNNNNNNNNNNNNNNNNNNNNNNNNNNNNNNNNNNNNNNNNNNNNNNNNNNNNNNNNNNNNNNNNNNNNNNNNNNNNNNNNNNNNNNNNNNNNNNNNNNNNNNNNNNNNNNNNNNNNNNNNNNNNNNNNNNNNNNNNNNNNNNNNNNNNNNNNNNNNNNNNNNNNNNNNNNNNNNNNNNNNNNNNNNNNNNNNNNNNNNNNNNNNNNNNNNNNNNNNNNNNNNNNNNNNNNNNNNNNNNNNNNNNNNNNNNNNNNNNNNNNNNNNNNNNNNNNNNNNNNNNNNNNNNNNNNNNNNNNNNNNNNNNNANNTCAGTTCGTGTCAAAATCCAACTAAAAATGTGTTATATTAGGATAGAGTAAGACgttttttcattctctttgaCCATcacatttagcagtaaacaaaaaatatttacaaagataTCTAACAACAATATGACGACTCTAaaagaatgttgttaattgttttaaacatgattaaaaatgttggacatcattatgtgctaacggtatccatcttaccacgcaaatattatgtactaacaTAAGTTATGCCGTCCCAATCTGTCTCAGCGACCAACAAGAGCTTCTGCAGGACTGTAGTAAAGTATAGCATGCCAGGTATTTCTAccttttttacaataaagagATAATATATCGGTAAAATCATCAGCCAAAAAGCGACGAGGTATAGAATGAAAATTGGAGGTTTAACAAGCAATGGTAGAACGAGGAAAAATATTGGAAAGAGACATGCCAGGATGGGAGCGATTATTGGTGCCTGCAAAATAATAGTGATTAGTAGCTTATTttagtgtagtttttatgTGGCCTATACGCCATTTTGTGTACAAACCCGTATATGTTAAAAGTAATATGGCAGACTTCATAAGCTGGATCGGAAGAAAAttccataaatatatttttatgacgaatattaatattcaagttttaaaaaaaaattaaattaattattttttcgatggggataacatgctagtgacctacatagatgtatgcgtaagttatattttcgcgaaaaaaatcaaaaatataatatttatatgattcaagttatgatcatacttttttatatttaacatctatccccgcacttttttaaagaaaataatgtttcatattttaggtatcacttagcgctataacatattcgaagctggatcgggagaaaattctataaatatgtttttatgacgaatattaatattcataattaatattttttcgaattttaaatttttcattttggaatcggtaccgctggggtctagttagtacagtgtccaaattttaggttagtggtaccagtagaaggtatcgaaaatggccgctagaatatctgtattctaggatcaccttggtatCATTGCAAAATCCCCTTCGTTGAAAAAAGTTGTCCTAGCGACCAACGTCACTTCAGGAAACGACGcttgtgtccgccattacggagcccacaaagcgtgaatcgcccatacaaatgcatggtcggcgtgTGTTTATTCGGTTTAGAAAATACTTCTAGcggttgtttaaaaatttaaaatataagttctaatataaatcttgttatataatattaaatacaagaATTAATTTCTAGTTAATTAGTGTTTTAACTGGTTTTCAgtgtacagtgtggtttaacagggtactttacgttggcgattaatactagcagcattcagcttagtttacatattAGTATATgctcatacctacgaatctacagaaccATTAAATTCtgcatttataatccaacatgagtgacTATgaagctccaaactgcttaagtactaacagataaggtgttcgcggtttccgatttcataatcGTAGAAAtggtgtttattattattaattcaagaagaagaccaaaaatagtaactcagtattgttatTTGCTACTGTAATctgatataacattagtagaaagccatttttacacGCAGAAGTGCCTAGTTCTTAAAAATACGCAATATTTAGACGAAAAACAGTActcagcaatgataaaatgctatgccgtgggctccgtaatggctaCGACTATGACACAGATGCGGGACAATGGAAAACAAAActcattgttttacaatccgtttcctaacttggtctatactaactttgctAGCGACTAgaacataaaaacaactgcAAATAAATTCGGCAATGGCGTTTTAACGTTTGTGTTAGTTAATATTGGAAAGCcgtgatttttttctattacaTAAGATTGTTTAACGTTAatgcactagtgaagaatcaccggtacatagcagaataaaCTGGTGGAAGGTGTTAAgagttgatggttagggggttagtggttatagtagttaggggttagtggttatcaAATAAGGCACGGGGGgagaagattcttcactaccACCAACTTTAATACCATGCTCTTAGTCTGcaatattacaaaatttatagCAAGTATAAAACTGTGGCAAAGACAAAATAACCGCAATTTCGCGTTCGCTAGTTTAATCAAATTGTCATGTTTTAGTTAGGTTGAATTTCGTAGCCCGTACGTTGTACGTATTCATAAATGTTCTTTAATCTTTAAGCTAAGTGGTAAAGTATCAGAATAGAATCAGCTATAATTGGGGCATCAGCATCTCTAATTTACTGACATGTGGATTTATGGATGAATTTCTAAACCTAATTTACCACAGTGCGGATGTGCTAAATGTACGAATACTTACAGATAACAACCAAAATCTAATAACCGTCCTTGTTTAAACTTCTTTAGAATAATTATAACTTTCGTTGcgtataataaacaaactttcaGCTTTTTATCacctttttaaactaaaatgtgTAATAGCTTGTACTCTTTACAGTAACTTACATATTTCTTAACATGGTCACTTTTCTGTTATAGGATATTCTATTGATTCagcaataaagttttttataatgatgctttaaaatcaatacaaACTTGAATATTAAAGTATGGAAACATTACCCACAGAGGTGAGTTTAATatcctttttaaaactttttaaaacttatgtaTAATTTTTCAGCTTATGAGTGATCATGTACTTTACTTTGTGATTAtgttttggggatttttttcataatttttatgtatagctaataatttaaacaacccattagtgaccactgggttggagcagttgtcgTTAAGTGTATTGCCCAAAGACACTTACGCACACAAAGGAAGCAGCGACAaaccttgaatccattacctctgggttcaAGGAAGGCGTGCTAATCACTTTGCCACAGCACCAGTGACACTGCAATACACCTGTGCCTGTTTCAGAGCACATCATTCTGCTGTGTTTTGTTCCACAAAGTTCGAAGAAACTGAATTAACGTATTTTACCAAACTCCATTACAGATTCTCTCCCATATTTTCTTCTATCTGGACATTTCAAGCAGAAAAGATGCAGCTTGCGTATGCCAGACATGGTCAGTAAAAAGCCAGCTGATGTGCTACACATAAGATTATTAagatattattgttattttaaaattattttcaatattttgtttgtttacgaAACCGAGTAGTCTTGTTTTTACCACTGTACCAAATGCATAGagtgaatttaaattttcattttattatgaCTTTAAACATAGTAGTTTTTCCTTATAGTCGATTTATTTTACGATTTATATGCTGACTTTTCCAATAAAATGGAAAACAGCAAATGGTACTCTCCGAAATGCCTTAAAATTGTTCTCTTGAATTTTTCTGTTGATGCACCAGCCATAccacttttttattcatgtAACAAACACAATTTCCTAAATGCATCAGTAAACAGAAAcgttacaaaataataaattaataccaaataaaaaactcCACCTAAAAATGGGGATTTGGTATGGTTAATTTAAGTCAGTGATGTAACTATTATTTTGTACATTGCTAAATTTGCATGCAGTCAAATACTTATGTACTCCAGGTATTGTGCATCACTTCACCCAAAGCTTATGCAAAGAACCATGTTCACTTTTgatgtttcaactttaaatgAAGAGAAAtccaataaaataacattctgTGACTTAATTTGCAAATCTCCAAATGTTTCTCTTGTTGGTTTAGATGAAAACTTAAACGCAAAGTAAGTAAACCACGACcctaattattttgttttgaaaccaCGACCCTAATTATTTTGAAGTATATGACTTGATAAGCATTGCAAACAAACATATTGGGTAGTGATCATGGTGTAgagtgtaacggtcacgcattttacttaaaacagtatttcttttttattattaatcgttactacctgtcttcgcttttgtaaactcttcCGATCTTCGTTATCGTAACCGAAGGGACAAAATGAATTTCATTCTTTCAATGAATTGCTATAATGCTGTATTAAATACGGCCTATGTTGGTAATGGGTAGATCAACcctttaatattttcatttaaaatggtGGTTGCAGAAAAATAAATCCTATAAAGGCACCTTAATATTAATGTCTTGAGGGCTTACAGTTTGTTTAATTCTATAACTGTCTTAAACTCTTATGTTGGACAGATTGATGATCAAAtttggtttattaaataataacttGGGGGTTTTTGCTTTGTGGAACTTATTAGGCAGATTAAATACCAATTTATATAGGATTGTGTAACTTTTGGGTAattaattttactaaattGAGCAGATTGTTCATCAAACTACATAAAGAAGGAATGCAGGTATTGGGTAAACATGTTGAACAACTTTCTCTCAAGCATTCAAATATTCTCGATGGTACCTTGCTCCAAATATTGAGTTTCTGTGAAAATTTACaggtttctattttatcttttttattttttgatgtttctgcataattaacaatattgtagatatttttttcacaaccTTTTAATCACATTTATATGTTCTAGATTTGTTTGCActaatatttatagtttacaACTTTCCACACCACATGCAGAAATAGACATTTTCataattaagtaaaaaacatttgtgtcACACCAGACCTCCATTAAAACTGTCCCCAAACCTATCCCAAAAGCtctgttatatcttatcaaaGGTTAATACATAAATGCTCTTTCTAATACTGATCCAGTGCcctagcacagttggttagcgtgcgtgtctgtaacccagaggtaatgagttcaaggctcgtcgctgccaccattgtgggcgtatgtgtcctctttacgacaattgcttcaacctagtggtcactaatgggttgtctaaatttagtaaattatcagccatacataaacaaattgaaaaaaaaaaaaataaataaatattcacaaaccacaaagtaaagtacttggtaactcgtaagcaaacacaaggtgtatgaaacagaacatccttGTAACAaggactgtcattttccaaccacacgaggataaagtaagttacattctttcattattcattcaataacaTCCACTATTATTTTTAGGGCCTTGACTTAACTGGTTGCAATTCCATCTTCATGGCTTGTAGATCCCCACTGTTCCAACATCTCACTTCTTCATGTAGAGAATTAAAAATCTTgagaaatctaaaaaaacttaatttatcttCATCACGTTACTTGAACAACAACATTATGAGTAGGATCGCCATCTTGTGTCCAAACATTGAATCACTTTCTCTTGCCTCcaccaatattttgtttaggtaaaaaactttttttgtattccAATAAGACAGATAGCATTATAAACaatgtgttataactttaaaaagtattttttctaCCTGTATTTTTTTGCACCTTACAGTTGTCCTAATGTTCTATtaagttattataacaaactGCGGTTtacataaactatatatatatataaatttacataaattgCATATATGTGTCTCTTAGACTGGTTTAGGTCAATATTCTAGCCACGGTAAAGCgagggaagatgagacaccttttcgttcta belongs to Ciona intestinalis unplaced genomic scaffold, KH HT000107.2, whole genome shotgun sequence and includes:
- the LOC100182446 gene encoding F-box/LRR-repeat protein 7-like isoform X1, with the protein product METLPTEILSHIFFYLDISSRKDAACVCQTWYCASLHPKLMQRTMFTFDVSTLNEEKSNKITFCDLICKSPNVSLVGLDENLNAKLFIKLHKEGMQVLGKHVEQLSLKHSNILDGTLLQILSFCENLQGLDLTGCNSIFMACRSPLFQHLTSSCRELKILRNLKKLNLSSSRYLNNNIMSRIAILCPNIESLSLASTNILFSLTGLSKTSLLLFIQ
- the LOC100182446 gene encoding uncharacterized protein LOC100182446 isoform X2, with product MQRTMFTFDVSTLNEEKSNKITFCDLICKSPNVSLVGLDENLNAKLFIKLHKEGMQVLGKHVEQLSLKHSNILDGTLLQILSFCENLQGLDLTGCNSIFMACRSPLFQHLTSSCRELKILRNLKKLNLSSSRYLNNNIMSRIAILCPNIESLSLASTNILFSLTGLSKTSLLLFIQ